A genomic region of Leptotrichia hofstadii contains the following coding sequences:
- a CDS encoding type III toxin-antitoxin system ToxN/AbiQ family toxin — MRKKKGEELYFVTLTSSYLAYLGSYESKVSKKTDRPFIGVILKVENREYFAPLSSPKEKHKKMRETMDIIKIKNGKLGVINLNNMIPVLNHYKSMVKVNLSMLKKSDNINDKKYYLLLDKQLKFCNEIHQEIFEKAQILYDTFSKDFSELTKIERRMYRRVNNFKVLEHASKEFEKEYITGSL; from the coding sequence ATGAGAAAGAAAAAAGGAGAGGAGCTATATTTTGTAACTTTAACTTCTAGTTATTTAGCATACTTGGGTAGTTATGAAAGTAAAGTGTCAAAAAAAACAGACAGGCCTTTTATTGGAGTTATATTAAAAGTTGAAAATAGAGAATATTTTGCTCCGTTATCTTCTCCTAAAGAGAAACACAAAAAAATGAGAGAAACTATGGATATTATAAAAATAAAAAATGGAAAGTTGGGAGTAATAAATCTTAATAATATGATACCAGTTTTAAATCATTATAAATCAATGGTTAAAGTCAATTTGAGCATGTTGAAAAAAAGTGATAATATTAATGATAAAAAATATTATTTACTTTTAGACAAACAACTAAAATTTTGTAATGAAATCCATCAAGAAATTTTTGAAAAAGCTCAAATATTATATGATACATTTTCAAAAGATTTTTCAGAGTTAACAAAAATTGAAAGAAGAATGTATAGAAGAGTAAATAATTTTAAAGTATTGGAGCATGCTTCAAAAGAATTCGAGAAGGAATACATAACAGGATCACTTTAA
- a CDS encoding response regulator transcription factor has translation MRILIVEDERMINDIIARTLRKENYSVDSCFDGQEALDYIFSAEYDVLILDIMLPKLDGFEVLKKIRNKGIQTPVLFLTARESVQDRVKGLDYGADDYLVKPFDFEELLARIRVILRKNSIKSDSVGNIFKIANLTVDCNEHTVFRDEKRIKLSPKEFSILEYMIRNKKRVISKDKIEQHIYDFDSEINSNVIEVHVRLLRKKIDTDFTPKLIHTIRGVGYVLKEENE, from the coding sequence ATGAGAATTTTGATAGTAGAAGACGAGAGAATGATAAATGATATTATAGCTAGAACGCTAAGAAAAGAGAATTATAGTGTTGATAGCTGTTTTGATGGGCAAGAGGCGTTAGATTATATTTTTTCTGCAGAATATGATGTGCTGATACTGGATATAATGCTTCCTAAACTAGATGGGTTTGAAGTGTTGAAGAAAATACGGAATAAGGGAATACAGACTCCTGTATTGTTTCTTACTGCGAGAGAAAGTGTTCAGGATAGGGTAAAAGGGCTGGATTATGGAGCTGATGATTATTTGGTAAAACCGTTTGATTTTGAAGAACTGCTTGCACGTATCCGTGTAATTCTTAGGAAAAATAGCATAAAGTCTGATTCAGTAGGAAATATTTTTAAAATAGCTAATCTTACAGTTGATTGCAATGAACATACTGTATTCAGAGATGAGAAGAGAATAAAGCTGTCACCAAAAGAATTTTCAATATTAGAATATATGATAAGAAACAAAAAAAGAGTTATCTCAAAAGATAAAATTGAACAGCATATTTACGATTTTGACTCTGAAATAAACAGTAATGTAATAGAAGTGCATGTAAGACTTTTAAGAAAAAAAATTGATACGGATTTTACGCCTAAATTAATTCATACTATAAGAGGTGTAGGATATGTCTTGAAGGAAGAAAATGAATAA
- a CDS encoding HAMP domain-containing sensor histidine kinase: protein MNNKISYNKKRISIKTKITLWYTSMIIIIVLCFLGAMFYISSIAVKNSVYKRLETTVEKINKSIELENGELIIDNNLSVITDDIFISIYDKNLNFIYGNTDIDLEVSQNSDESNKVKIVKQKNSNSKWYVYDIRKNFIGHGEILIRGITPFSSLEKNIELIILIFIIIFPFLIIVSILSGKFITKKSFSPIEQIVKTVNKISRGDDLSQRINLQSGEREIYDLAETFNQMFNRLQEAFDREAQFTSDVAHELRTPLSAIRMQSEYSLKYLNLNEESEDILKNILEKSKKMSRLISQLLMLARMDKKNQKLNIENENLNEIIQLVIEIESNYAKEKNIKIIYDEKNDIFADVDRDMLTRVFINLISNAITYGNENGTIKITLDKIENESENTDLQNSKIQCKIIDDGIGISSEHINKIWNRFYQVDSSRSSDNSGLGLSIVKWIIEEHKGTIMVESELGKGTIFTFYLPEKIL, encoded by the coding sequence ATGAATAATAAAATTAGTTATAATAAAAAAAGAATTTCAATAAAAACCAAAATTACGTTATGGTATACAAGCATGATAATTATAATTGTGTTGTGCTTTTTGGGAGCTATGTTCTATATCAGTTCTATTGCTGTGAAAAATTCTGTTTATAAAAGGCTTGAAACAACAGTAGAGAAAATCAATAAGAGCATTGAACTTGAAAATGGGGAGTTAATAATTGACAATAATCTTAGCGTAATAACCGACGATATTTTTATTTCAATTTATGATAAAAATCTTAACTTTATATACGGAAATACAGATATTGATTTAGAAGTTTCTCAAAATTCTGATGAAAGCAATAAAGTAAAAATAGTAAAACAGAAAAATTCAAATTCAAAATGGTACGTTTATGATATAAGGAAAAATTTTATCGGACACGGAGAAATATTAATTAGAGGAATTACACCTTTTTCCAGCCTTGAAAAAAATATAGAACTAATTATTTTAATATTTATTATTATATTTCCATTCTTAATAATTGTTTCTATTTTAAGCGGAAAATTTATAACAAAAAAATCTTTTAGCCCAATTGAGCAAATAGTTAAAACGGTTAACAAAATTTCGAGAGGGGATGACCTTTCTCAAAGAATTAATTTACAAAGTGGAGAGAGGGAAATCTATGATTTGGCTGAAACTTTTAATCAGATGTTTAATCGCTTACAGGAGGCATTTGATAGAGAGGCTCAATTTACATCGGATGTGGCTCACGAATTAAGGACTCCGCTTTCAGCAATTCGTATGCAAAGTGAGTACAGCTTGAAATATTTGAACTTAAATGAAGAATCAGAAGATATATTAAAAAATATTTTGGAAAAATCTAAAAAAATGTCAAGGTTGATTTCTCAACTGCTTATGCTTGCCAGAATGGATAAAAAGAATCAAAAACTTAATATCGAGAATGAGAATTTGAATGAAATTATTCAGTTAGTTATCGAAATTGAAAGTAATTATGCTAAAGAAAAAAATATTAAAATTATTTACGATGAGAAAAATGATATTTTTGCAGATGTTGACAGGGATATGCTTACACGAGTTTTTATAAACCTTATTTCAAATGCAATTACTTATGGGAATGAAAATGGAACAATAAAAATAACTTTAGATAAAATAGAAAATGAATCTGAAAATACTGATTTGCAAAATTCAAAAATACAATGTAAAATTATTGATGACGGAATCGGAATTTCAAGTGAACATATTAATAAAATATGGAATCGCTTTTATCAGGTTGATTCTTCCCGTTCCAGCGATAATTCAGGACTTGGGCTTTCTATTGTGAAATGGATAATAGAAGAGCATAAGGGGACAATTATGGTAGAAAGTGAATTAGGGAAAGGGACAATTTTTACTTTTTATTTGCCTGAAAAAATTTTGTAG
- a CDS encoding PepSY domain-containing protein — translation MKTLKKKVKPFLILTMIPAVSGINLYSSEITTVTIRNNRVKINLEKAKKIVFEHSKVHSNNVKLTKLILEKENKKYIYAIEFYYKNKRYRYNVDANTGKVITYSSSERLVSDSRWNIGSAITLPPKEAPIAVPPAPSPIEQKSEPDEYADMENKLEYSKRRYSEEGSAKHVEKEKNVEEMILGKLKRKVSENLENASFEEIILVDVEKSVYKGIIKANYTEYYFRVNLSTGEVLSWKLKK, via the coding sequence ATGAAAACATTAAAGAAAAAAGTAAAGCCGTTTCTAATTTTAACGATGATTCCTGCTGTATCTGGCATAAATTTATATTCTTCAGAAATAACGACTGTAACAATAAGAAACAATAGAGTGAAAATAAATTTGGAAAAAGCCAAAAAAATTGTTTTCGAACATTCTAAAGTGCATTCAAATAATGTAAAATTGACAAAGCTTATTTTGGAAAAAGAAAATAAGAAATATATTTATGCAATTGAATTTTATTATAAAAATAAAAGATATAGATATAATGTTGATGCAAATACAGGAAAAGTAATCACATATAGTTCTAGTGAAAGACTTGTATCTGATTCTCGTTGGAACATAGGAAGCGCTATAACATTGCCACCGAAAGAGGCGCCAATAGCAGTGCCGCCAGCACCATCACCAATAGAACAAAAGTCTGAGCCTGATGAATATGCCGATATGGAGAACAAGTTGGAATACAGCAAGAGAAGATACAGTGAGGAAGGTTCTGCTAAGCATGTTGAGAAAGAAAAAAATGTGGAAGAGATGATTTTAGGGAAACTGAAACGAAAAGTTTCTGAAAACCTTGAAAATGCTTCATTTGAAGAAATTATTCTTGTAGATGTTGAAAAATCAGTTTATAAAGGAATAATAAAAGCAAATTATACAGAATATTACTTTAGAGTTAATTTATCAACAGGCGAGGTTTTAAGCTGGAAATTAAAAAAATAA
- the mscL gene encoding large-conductance mechanosensitive channel protein MscL → MFKEFKEFISKGNVMDLAVGVIIGAAFGKIVTSLVDDIIMPIIGIILGKIDFSNLKFVITPATATTPEAAVKYGLFIQNIVNFLIMAFVIFLMVKFINKLRKTDAETTEEVAEAVPTKEEILLSEIRDILKNK, encoded by the coding sequence ATGTTTAAAGAATTCAAAGAATTTATCTCAAAAGGGAATGTAATGGATTTAGCAGTTGGAGTTATCATTGGTGCCGCTTTTGGGAAAATAGTAACTTCATTGGTTGACGATATAATTATGCCTATTATTGGAATTATTTTAGGAAAAATCGATTTTTCAAACTTAAAATTTGTTATTACGCCTGCTACTGCAACTACTCCAGAAGCCGCAGTAAAATATGGATTATTTATTCAAAATATAGTTAATTTTTTAATCATGGCATTTGTTATTTTCTTAATGGTAAAATTTATCAATAAACTAAGAAAAACTGATGCTGAAACTACAGAAGAAGTTGCTGAAGCTGTTCCAACAAAAGAAGAAATATTATTATCTGAAATTAGAGATATTTTAAAAAATAAGTAA
- a CDS encoding XRE family transcriptional regulator — translation MNIGKRLKELRKENALSMDSLVEKLNRKYNLNITKSMISRWENNLSEPSSKFITAYAKFFNIDLNYLAGITDIKNPAPESLTPIEILEIPMYGKASAGTGYINLSEEIGTYPVPQNIYRKGIFAIKVSGESMTGLDKSIPDGSIAIVDPELCSNPASLNGKVCVFEYNDETYIKQLIIDKQGIIRLRSFNPSYDDIIVLNAELLYCKGRVIRTFVENQW, via the coding sequence ATGAATATTGGTAAAAGACTAAAGGAATTACGAAAAGAAAATGCCTTATCAATGGATTCCCTTGTCGAAAAGCTAAACAGAAAATATAATTTAAATATAACCAAGAGCATGATTTCACGCTGGGAAAATAATCTATCTGAGCCAAGCAGCAAATTTATTACAGCTTATGCAAAATTTTTTAATATTGACTTAAATTATCTGGCTGGTATTACAGACATAAAAAATCCAGCTCCAGAATCTTTAACTCCTATTGAAATACTGGAAATTCCAATGTACGGAAAAGCAAGCGCAGGAACAGGATACATCAATCTTTCAGAAGAAATAGGCACTTATCCTGTGCCGCAAAACATTTATAGAAAAGGAATTTTTGCAATTAAAGTTTCTGGAGAAAGTATGACTGGACTTGATAAAAGTATTCCTGATGGCTCGATTGCCATCGTTGACCCTGAGCTTTGCAGCAATCCAGCAAGTTTAAATGGAAAAGTATGTGTCTTTGAATACAATGACGAAACATATATAAAACAATTAATAATAGACAAGCAGGGAATTATAAGGCTGCGTTCATTCAATCCCAGCTATGACGACATCATAGTTTTAAATGCAGAATTATTATATTGTAAAGGCAGAGTTATCAGAACTTTTGTGGAAAATCAATGGTAA
- a CDS encoding PH domain-containing protein, whose amino-acid sequence MRSLKDIKLMLSKCGAAIWGTKKEVKELTNIIGDDEIITYATSGVYEGHTWLIVSTSKRIILLDKGMLFGVNQIEIPLSKVNAVKYRKGLFVGEIEIWDGASMFRVKNVLKKTLIPFVNAVNDSIEEIEKSQKYSKPSAADEIIKFKKLLDEGTITQEEFNKKKKELLAQE is encoded by the coding sequence ATGAGAAGCTTAAAGGATATAAAGCTGATGCTGTCAAAATGTGGAGCGGCAATTTGGGGAACAAAAAAAGAAGTTAAAGAACTGACAAATATTATTGGCGATGATGAAATTATTACCTATGCGACTTCAGGGGTGTATGAAGGGCATACTTGGCTTATTGTTTCAACGAGTAAAAGAATTATTCTCTTGGATAAAGGAATGCTTTTTGGCGTGAATCAGATTGAAATTCCACTTAGCAAGGTAAATGCTGTAAAGTATAGGAAAGGGCTGTTTGTAGGCGAGATAGAAATATGGGATGGCGCTTCCATGTTTAGGGTAAAAAATGTATTAAAAAAGACACTTATTCCATTTGTAAATGCTGTAAACGATTCAATAGAAGAAATTGAAAAATCACAAAAATATTCAAAGCCATCTGCAGCAGATGAAATTATTAAATTTAAAAAATTACTGGATGAAGGGACAATAACACAGGAAGAATTTAATAAGAAAAAGAAAGAGCTTTTGGCACAGGAATAG
- the galU gene encoding UTP--glucose-1-phosphate uridylyltransferase GalU: MSIKRIRKAVIPAAGLGTRVLPATKAQPKEMLVIVDKPALQYLVEELVSAGIEEILIITGRNKGSIENHFDYSYELEKTLEEKGKKDLLKIVNNISEMSNIYYVRQKRPLGLGHAISCAEAFVGDEPFVVLLGDDIIYTDSEKGQKPVTKQLVDKYNELQGGTILGVQEVPHENVSKYGIIKPLKQIDEKTVAVEDFIEKPSIAEAPSNLAALGRYVLEPEIFSYLKRTKPGKGGEIQLTDAILAMKNDGEKLYAYNFDGLRYDTGDKFGMFVANVEFGLRHEELKDKVKDYLKDLVEKL; the protein is encoded by the coding sequence ATGAGTATAAAAAGGATAAGAAAAGCTGTTATTCCAGCTGCTGGACTTGGGACGAGAGTTTTACCAGCAACAAAAGCGCAACCTAAAGAAATGCTTGTAATAGTTGACAAACCTGCACTACAGTATCTTGTAGAAGAACTTGTATCTGCGGGAATTGAAGAAATTCTTATTATTACTGGAAGAAATAAGGGATCAATAGAAAATCATTTTGATTATTCTTATGAACTGGAAAAAACATTAGAAGAAAAAGGAAAAAAAGATTTATTGAAAATAGTAAACAATATTTCTGAAATGTCAAATATTTATTATGTTCGTCAAAAAAGACCATTAGGTTTAGGACACGCAATAAGCTGTGCAGAAGCATTTGTGGGAGATGAACCATTTGTTGTACTTTTAGGAGATGATATTATTTATACAGATAGTGAAAAGGGGCAGAAACCCGTTACAAAACAGCTTGTAGATAAGTATAATGAATTACAAGGCGGTACAATTTTAGGAGTACAGGAAGTTCCACATGAAAATGTTTCAAAATATGGGATAATAAAGCCATTAAAGCAAATTGACGAGAAAACAGTGGCAGTAGAAGATTTCATTGAAAAACCATCAATTGCTGAAGCTCCGAGTAATCTTGCTGCATTAGGGCGATATGTGTTGGAGCCTGAAATCTTTTCATATTTAAAAAGGACAAAACCTGGAAAAGGTGGAGAAATTCAGTTGACAGATGCAATTTTGGCAATGAAGAACGATGGTGAAAAATTGTATGCGTATAATTTTGATGGATTAAGATACGATACTGGAGATAAATTTGGAATGTTTGTTGCAAATGTCGAATTTGGATTAAGACATGAAGAATTAAAAGATAAAGTAAAAGATTACTTGAAAGATTTAGTAGAAAAACTATAA
- a CDS encoding lipoprotein, producing MKNVFRILAVILLGLSVAGCELFSPSYWNRVNKRWEERGVQCYERYDGHVYCEDKDGNRF from the coding sequence ATGAAAAATGTATTTAGAATTCTGGCTGTAATTTTGTTGGGACTAAGTGTAGCAGGCTGTGAATTGTTTAGTCCAAGTTATTGGAACAGAGTAAATAAAAGATGGGAAGAAAGAGGCGTACAATGTTATGAAAGATATGATGGACATGTCTATTGTGAAGATAAGGACGGAAATCGTTTTTAA
- the folB gene encoding dihydroneopterin aldolase, which translates to MYIIKINNMKFHSYIGVYEEEKKIGQNIEIDLIISLSKEIIKNDDINSTLSYGDCYRKIEEIVKASRVDLLETLALDIIKEIKEMNEKIEYVQVNIRKLAVPINGIFDSVEIQIKD; encoded by the coding sequence TTGTATATAATAAAGATTAATAACATGAAATTTCATTCATATATAGGTGTTTATGAAGAAGAAAAAAAAATTGGACAAAATATTGAAATTGATTTAATCATTTCACTTTCAAAGGAAATCATTAAAAATGATGACATAAATAGTACATTGAGTTATGGAGATTGTTATAGAAAAATAGAGGAAATTGTTAAAGCAAGCAGAGTAGATTTGCTGGAAACATTGGCTTTGGATATTATAAAAGAGATAAAAGAAATGAATGAAAAAATCGAATATGTGCAAGTAAATATACGAAAATTAGCAGTTCCGATTAATGGAATTTTTGACAGTGTTGAAATTCAGATAAAAGATTAG
- the folK gene encoding 2-amino-4-hydroxy-6-hydroxymethyldihydropteridine diphosphokinase: MAKNKVYLSLGSNIGKREEYIQKAIEAIEKTEGIEVLKKSGLYETTPVGYLEQDLFLNAVIKIKTDFSAREILKIINKIEAELDRKREIRWGPRTIDIDILIFSDKKINEPDLIVPHKEMLNRLFVLVPLIEIYDGEYFDKEEIAEKINELVKAGDQKIEKI; the protein is encoded by the coding sequence ATGGCTAAAAACAAAGTTTATTTAAGTTTGGGCAGTAATATTGGAAAAAGAGAAGAATATATTCAAAAAGCTATTGAAGCAATTGAAAAAACTGAAGGAATTGAAGTATTGAAAAAATCAGGATTATACGAAACAACTCCTGTTGGATATTTAGAGCAAGATTTATTTTTAAATGCAGTAATTAAGATTAAAACTGATTTTTCAGCAAGAGAAATCTTAAAAATCATAAATAAAATTGAAGCTGAACTGGATAGAAAAAGGGAAATTAGATGGGGACCAAGAACGATTGACATTGATATTTTGATTTTTTCAGATAAAAAAATTAACGAACCTGATTTGATAGTTCCACATAAGGAAATGCTGAATAGATTATTTGTATTAGTTCCATTGATTGAAATTTACGATGGAGAGTATTTTGACAAAGAAGAAATTGCAGAAAAAATAAATGAGTTAGTTAAAGCAGGGGATCAAAAAATTGAAAAAATTTGA
- the folE gene encoding GTP cyclohydrolase I FolE has translation MKKNKNIDKETRLKNIENAVREILINIGEDVDREGLIETPKRVAKMYDEILSTKSVDNFENYKLFDVDLGDSQEMVLVKEIPFFSMCEHHMLPFFGKVHVAYIPRENKVIGLSKIPRLVEFVSRKLSVQEEITVNVAKKLIEILNPLGVAVVVEARHMCIEMRGVNKIGSVTRTSFYSGEFKENVDRKKEFLEGIK, from the coding sequence ATGAAAAAAAACAAAAACATAGATAAAGAAACGAGATTAAAAAATATTGAAAACGCAGTACGTGAAATTTTAATAAATATTGGGGAAGATGTCGATAGAGAAGGGCTTATTGAGACTCCTAAAAGAGTTGCAAAAATGTATGACGAGATTCTGAGTACAAAAAGTGTAGATAATTTTGAAAATTATAAATTATTTGATGTAGATTTAGGCGATTCGCAGGAAATGGTGCTTGTGAAGGAAATACCCTTTTTTTCGATGTGTGAACATCATATGTTGCCATTTTTTGGAAAAGTGCATGTTGCATATATTCCGAGAGAGAATAAAGTTATTGGACTTAGCAAGATACCAAGACTTGTGGAATTTGTTTCACGAAAACTGAGTGTTCAGGAAGAAATTACTGTAAATGTTGCAAAAAAATTGATAGAAATATTAAATCCATTGGGAGTTGCTGTTGTGGTTGAGGCACGACACATGTGCATTGAAATGAGAGGAGTTAATAAAATTGGTTCTGTGACTAGAACTTCTTTTTATAGTGGCGAATTTAAGGAGAATGTGGATAGGAAGAAGGAGTTTTTGGAAGGGATAAAATAA
- a CDS encoding bifunctional folylpolyglutamate synthase/dihydrofolate synthase, whose protein sequence is MKESLYGEKKRVKLLAEILDKMNNPASDVQVIHVSGTNGKGSTCHMINSILCETGYKVGLFTSPQITTIYELIKVNGVEITELEFEECKNKLRQVLNELGLDLENDLSYFEMVFLIAMIHFKNKNVNVLILECGLGGELDATNAVSKIDYTIFTKIGIDHKNILGNTIEEICQTKSKIIRKYSNVIIAPNQRDVVYEILEKEAKYKNCDIFLAEKNIKIEKVKNIEENRQNIYEKEDLKSKNSLEFQNKVRAEIIGNYDFGKNFKNNEYFFRFGLKGEQQLENLATVLMWYFRFCNENILQNTEKILDRALGTLQIEGRMEKVREIKNVYLDVAHNEDSVEAFVDYVKKNFDNRKKIFVVGFLKDKEVEKCVNLLKIAGDNFILTEPNNAERKLNSEILEKYFEDKKIENPKNIIISEKNIEKAFLKALELRENEDECVFVVGSFYLLGEAKKVIEKYF, encoded by the coding sequence ATGAAAGAATCATTATATGGGGAAAAGAAAAGAGTAAAATTGCTTGCGGAAATTTTAGACAAAATGAATAATCCAGCGAGCGATGTTCAAGTTATTCATGTTAGTGGGACGAATGGGAAAGGTTCAACTTGCCATATGATTAATAGCATTTTGTGTGAAACGGGATATAAAGTTGGATTATTTACGAGTCCTCAAATAACGACAATTTATGAATTGATTAAGGTTAATGGGGTTGAAATTACAGAATTGGAATTTGAAGAGTGTAAAAATAAGTTAAGACAGGTTTTGAATGAGCTGGGTTTAGATTTGGAAAATGATTTGTCGTATTTTGAGATGGTGTTTTTGATTGCGATGATACATTTTAAAAATAAGAATGTGAATGTTTTGATTTTGGAATGTGGGCTTGGAGGGGAGCTGGATGCAACGAATGCAGTTTCAAAAATTGATTATACTATTTTTACAAAGATTGGGATTGATCATAAAAATATTTTGGGGAATACGATTGAGGAAATTTGCCAAACAAAATCAAAAATTATAAGAAAATATAGCAATGTTATAATTGCTCCAAATCAGAGAGATGTAGTTTATGAAATTTTGGAAAAAGAAGCAAAATATAAAAATTGTGATATTTTTTTAGCTGAAAAAAATATAAAAATCGAAAAAGTGAAAAATATAGAAGAGAATAGGCAAAATATTTATGAAAAAGAAGATTTAAAATCTAAAAACAGTTTAGAATTTCAAAATAAAGTTAGAGCTGAAATAATTGGAAATTATGATTTTGGGAAAAATTTTAAAAATAATGAATATTTTTTTAGATTTGGGCTAAAAGGTGAACAACAGCTGGAGAATCTAGCAACAGTTTTAATGTGGTATTTTAGATTTTGTAATGAAAATATTCTACAAAATACAGAAAAAATATTGGATAGAGCTTTGGGAACATTGCAAATTGAAGGAAGAATGGAAAAAGTTCGAGAAATTAAAAATGTGTATTTGGATGTGGCACATAATGAGGATAGCGTCGAGGCATTTGTAGATTATGTTAAAAAGAATTTTGACAATAGAAAAAAAATTTTTGTAGTTGGATTTTTAAAGGATAAGGAAGTCGAGAAATGTGTGAATCTTTTAAAAATAGCTGGAGATAATTTTATACTTACAGAGCCAAATAATGCAGAAAGAAAATTGAATTCAGAGATTTTGGAAAAATATTTTGAAGATAAAAAAATTGAAAATCCTAAAAATATTATAATTTCTGAAAAGAATATTGAGAAGGCTTTTTTGAAAGCATTGGAATTGAGGGAGAATGAAGATGAGTGTGTTTTTGTAGTAGGATCATTTTATTTGTTAGGGGAAGCAAAAAAAGTTATTGAAAAGTATTTTTAA
- the folP gene encoding dihydropteroate synthase: MIKINEIKNRDSKNIVIEFNGNKEELRKFENFLEKKNIFSFNKNEGITSIFKYLELKQLVEILKMENSFEFENGIEKLEEILQENRLIWKGNRFEFDLTTESVIYSILNITPDSFYDGGGNSSVDKVLKRIEEDIRNGAKIFEFGGKSSKPNFDDISAEEEWNRIEKYIEAVKKEFPDIVLALDSDTEEVIEKGLDTGIDIINDFNGFTSERKLKLVEKYKPALVVMNNGRFDEIPNLKNYLENYFDKRVKAILKTGIEREKISIDPGVGYSSNNSMNTPEDMERIKSIKYLRNMRLPIMIAISRKSFNEKIFGLSLEERLMGTLMFESLMVQDGGRILRVHDVKETRDILNMLEVYNKI; encoded by the coding sequence ATGATTAAAATCAATGAAATTAAGAATAGGGATTCAAAAAATATTGTTATTGAATTTAATGGAAATAAAGAAGAACTACGTAAATTTGAGAATTTTTTGGAAAAAAAGAATATTTTTTCATTTAATAAAAATGAAGGGATTACATCTATTTTTAAATATTTAGAATTAAAACAATTAGTTGAGATTTTGAAAATGGAAAATAGTTTTGAATTTGAAAATGGAATTGAAAAATTGGAAGAGATTTTACAAGAAAATAGACTGATTTGGAAGGGGAATAGGTTTGAGTTTGATTTGACAACTGAGTCGGTTATTTATTCAATTTTGAATATTACGCCAGATTCATTTTATGATGGAGGGGGAAATTCGAGTGTAGATAAGGTTTTGAAGCGGATTGAGGAAGATATTAGGAATGGGGCTAAAATATTTGAGTTTGGAGGAAAATCGTCTAAGCCTAATTTTGATGATATTTCGGCAGAAGAAGAATGGAATCGGATTGAAAAATATATTGAGGCTGTGAAAAAGGAGTTTCCAGATATTGTGCTGGCTTTGGACAGTGATACTGAGGAAGTTATTGAAAAAGGACTGGATACGGGAATTGATATTATTAATGATTTTAATGGATTCACTTCGGAAAGAAAATTGAAATTGGTTGAAAAATATAAACCTGCGTTGGTTGTGATGAATAATGGACGGTTTGATGAAATTCCAAACTTGAAAAATTATTTGGAAAATTATTTTGATAAGCGAGTAAAAGCAATTTTAAAAACTGGAATTGAAAGAGAAAAAATTTCGATAGATCCAGGAGTTGGATATTCTTCAAATAATAGCATGAATACGCCTGAAGATATGGAAAGAATTAAGTCGATAAAATATTTACGTAATATGAGATTACCAATAATGATTGCAATTTCAAGAAAAAGTTTTAATGAAAAAATATTTGGACTGTCGTTAGAAGAAAGACTTATGGGAACATTGATGTTTGAGAGTCTAATGGTGCAAGATGGCGGAAGGATTTTGAGAGTTCATGATGTGAAGGAAACTAGGGATATTTTGAATATGCTGGAAGTTTATAATAAAATTTAA